One genomic window of Cololabis saira isolate AMF1-May2022 chromosome 3, fColSai1.1, whole genome shotgun sequence includes the following:
- the si:dkey-79d12.4 gene encoding zinc finger protein 729 yields the protein MSEDSSSDGEWCESSKKPAYSTHPKAKCWECGKQISNLQRLMLHYKSHDIKATCHICGVTFRRLTSLSVHLDNAHSPPICLECHQSFCNVWELNKHAEINCKTSLSFQDSSSLIGERHNVGTFSNTGTVKQSTDSLIPDSASYLKPEQRAEVTPKTLETSENSVEYVLGEDDSMESDCEKDDDSTSTESEDETQSSLSLPHNSSDALKSSDCGTRPAALPSADTVTCTECGQGPFMSMKRHLLQCSSVKNKPECVLCKKRFLTVKELQEHHKPLQCCEMCFQVFPHQSSYCNQCPKGGKSFLVLFCSKSMPKLCKICKSLFICNKTLSAHVRKAHSFVVTSQVIVPLMSKIYHTTSPPGDCSRTVQSAVSAPHVVNQAIDMTLPSPMKSTTSSPSTSSHSGTPPSRTYTLSAAATVDQPSSNLFIPISASPGANVSAAEAGASNADFSSMPTILASFKNVSQSVALKGVKTGWRSKTCCPCRQCGTIFRQPSLIIPHRYHHRGRHSHQCECGRAFKHRLHLLRHCVQHAEAISYICVSCGDTFTGAKHLAQHLRGKSQKKSSSGYVTKTKVKKKCRMPFTCDCGQLFLRPSAYLWHYLKNRKRK from the coding sequence ATGTCCGAAGACTCCAGCAGCGATGGGGAATGGTGTGAATCCTCAAAAAAGCCTGCATACAGCACACACCCAAAGGCCAAATGCTGGGAATGTGGAAAACAAATCAGCAACTTACAAAGGTTGATGTTGCACTATAAAAGCCACGATATCAAAGCGACCTGCCACATCTGTGGGGTTACTTTCCGTCGCCTGACATCACTCTCTGTGCACTTAGATAATGCACACTCGCCACCTATCTGCTTAGAGTGCCATCAGTCTTTCTGCAACGTGTGGGAGCTAAACAAGCATGCAGAGATAAACTGCAAAACCTCTTTGTCGTTTCAAGACAGTTCATCTTTAATAGGCGAGAGGCATAACGTTGGAACATTCTCTAACACGGGGACTGTGAAGCAAAGCACGGACTCACTGATTCCTGATTCGGCGTCATATTTAAAGCCTGAACAAAGAGCTGAGGTGACACCGAAGACACTCGAGACATCTGAAAACAGTGTGGAGTATGTTCTGGGTGAAGATGATAGCATGGAAAGTGACTGCGAGAAGGACGATGATTCAACAAGCACTGAGTCTGAAGATGAGACACAGTCAAGCTTAAGTTTACCTCATAATTCTAGCGACGCTTTGAAAAGTTCAGACTGTGGAACCAGGCCTGCCGCCCTCCCCAGTGCCGACACTGTAACATGCACTGAGTGTGGACAAGGACCGTTCATGTCAATGAAGCGCCATTTGCTGCAGTGCAGCAGTGTAAAGAATAAACCTGAGTGTGTTCTGTGCAAGAAGCGCTTTCTTACTGTGAAAGAGCTCCAGGAGCACCACAAGCCTTTACAATGCTGTGAAATGTGTTTCCAAGTTTTTCCTCACCAGTCCTCGTATTGCAATCAGTGTCCAAAGGGAGGGAAATCCTTTTTAGTGCTTTTTTGTTCAAAGTCGATGCCAAAATTATGTAAAATTTGCAAATCCCTTTTCATCTGCAACAAAACCTTGTCTGCTCATGTCCGTAAAGCTCACTCATTCGTAGTGACCAGCCAAGTCATTGTTCCATTAATGTCCAAAATATACCATACAACAAGTCCACCTGGTGACTGTAGTAGAACGGTCCAGTCAGCCGTCTCTGCTCCACATGTGGTAAACCAGGCCATTGATATGACACTTCCCTCTCCAATGAAATCTACTACTTCCTCTCCCTCGACCTCCTCACACTCAGGCACGCCTCCTTCCCGGACATACACGTTGTCCGCTGCTGCAACTGTTGATCAGCCTTCAAGCAATCTTTTCATCCCCATATCTGCATCCCCGGGTGCCAATGTCTCGGCTGCAGAGGCGGGAGCTTCTAACGCTGACTTTTCATCAATGCCCACTATTCTGGCTTCGTTTAAGAATGTCAGCCAGTCTGTGGCTTTGAAAGGCGTGAAGACAGGCTGGCGCTCCAAGACCTGTTGTCCCTGCAGGCAATGTGGCACCATCTTCCGGCAGCCGTCGCTCATCATCCCCCACCGGTACCACCACAGAGGCCGCCACTCACACCAGTGTGAATGTGGCCGAGCTTTTAAGCACCGCCTGCACCTTCTGCGCCACTGTGTTCAGCATGCAGAGGCCATTAGTTACATATGTGTCAGCTGTGGAGACACATTCACTGGAGCAAAACATTTAGCACAGCACCTGAGGGGAAAATCACAGAAAAAATCCAGTTCTGGATATGTAACCAAAACTAAAGTCAAGAAGAAATGTAGAATGCCTTTTACATGTGACTGTGGACAACTCTTTCTCAGGCCCTCAGCATACTTATGGCATTATCTTAAAAACAGGAAACGTAAATGA
- the smg9 gene encoding nonsense-mediated mRNA decay factor SMG9 isoform X1, whose translation MSESGHSQPGMYGQGRRRRRRRGERDIGPPGQNLSGPSRDREYQQRERRDGSEDPPGPLIQKTPIILAKPPGERAKSLQNAPASGAPVLEKPIMLMKARDDGGKPGTPPEAAAQSSGPGPSKMEREGQRPTQPVYQIQNRGMGASASSSAVDPMVGQSKLLPPEKMKHSIKLVDDQMNWCDSAMEYLRDQTDMLVVGVIGLQGTGKSTIMSLLSANTPEEDQRSHVFRAQTQEIKERGGNQSTGIDLFITQERVIFLDTQPILSPSILDHLINNDRKLPPEYNLPHTYVEMQSLQIAAFLFTVCHVVIVVQDWFTDLNVYRFLQTAEMLKPSTPSASHDSTGSSASDDGAEYYPHIVFLHNKARREDFCPRNLKNMHMVVDKLMTHSHLKYKGTLSMLDCNIFPGLGQDYLTTEVNIFLLPVQENDGEDHLNKGGSGTYPLFSLLPGYRGHPTFTTMVSKLRSQVLAMPRYQLSHTILTEKNWFHYAARIWDGVKKSSALSEYSRLLC comes from the exons ATGTCGGAGTCCGGCCATAGTCAACCTGGCATGTATGGGCAGGGACGCCGGAGGAGGCGACGCCGGGGAGAGAGAGACATCGGTCCGCCGGGACAGAACCTGTCTGGCCCCAGCCGGGACCGGGAGTACCAGCAGAGAGAGCGAAGG GATGGCAGCGAGGATCCGCCAGGACCTCTCATTCAAAAGACGCCCATCATCCTCGCAAAACCTCCAGGGGAAAGG GCTAAATCATTGCAGAATGCACCTGCCAGTGGAGCTCCAGTCCTGGAGAAGCCCATCATGTTAATGAAAgccagggatgatggagggaagcCTGGGACGCCCCCAGAGGCAGCAGCTCAGTCATCTGGTCCTGGACCCTCCAAGATGGAGCGAGAAGGGCAGCGACCTACCCAGCCTGTGTATCAGATCCAGAACAGAGGAATGGGTGCTTCTGCTTCAAGCAGCGCAGTAGACC CCATGGTCGGTCAGTCCAAACTCCTCCCTCCAGAGAAGATGAAGCACAGTATCAAGCTGGTGGATGATCAGATGAATTGGTGTGACAGCGCCATGGAG TATTTGAGGGACCAGACAGACATGTTAGTGGTGGGAGTCATCGGCCTGCAGGGAACAGGGAAATCCACCATCATGTCTCTGTTATCTGCCAACACGCCTGAGGAGGATCAAAG GAGTCACGTGTTCAGAGCTCAGACTCAAGAAATCAAGGAAAGAGGTGGCAATCAGAGCACAGGCATTGATCTCTTCATCACACAGGAGAGAGTCATCTTCTTAGACACGCAG CCTATCCTCAGTCCATCTATTCTGGATCACCTCATCAATAACGACCGGAAGCTGCCTCCAGAGTACAACCTTCCTCACACATATGTCGAGATGCAG TCTCTTCAGATCGCCGCCTTCCTGTTTACAGTTTGCCATGTTGTGATCGTGGTTCAAGACTGGTTCACAGACTTAAACGTTTACAG GTTTCTTCAAACTGCTGAGATGCTGAAGCCTTCCACTCCGTCTGCGAGTCACGACAGCACCGGCTCTTCGGCTAGCGACGATGGAGCAGAGTACTATCCTCACATAG TGTTCCTCCACAACAAGGCCAGGCGGGAAGATTTCTGTCCAAGAAATCTGAAGAACATGCACATGGTGGTGGACAAACTGATGACCCATTCTCATCTCAAATACAAAG GGACTTTGTCCATGCTAGACTGCAACATCTTCCCAGGACTGGGTCAAGACTATTTGACTACAGAGGTCAACATCTTCTTGCTTCCTGTGCAAGAAAATGATGGAGAGGATCATTTGAACAAAGGAG GATCAGGAACGTACCCGCTTTTCTCTCTGCTACCTGGATACAGAGGACACCCCACCTTCACAACAATGGTTTCTAAGCTACGCAGCCAAGTACTGGCCATGCCCCGCTATCAGCTGTCTCATACCATTCTCACAGAGAAAAACTG GTTTCACTATGCAGCTCGTATCTGGgatggtgtaaagaagtcct
- the smg9 gene encoding nonsense-mediated mRNA decay factor SMG9 isoform X2: MLMKARDDGGKPGTPPEAAAQSSGPGPSKMEREGQRPTQPVYQIQNRGMGASASSSAVDPMVGQSKLLPPEKMKHSIKLVDDQMNWCDSAMEYLRDQTDMLVVGVIGLQGTGKSTIMSLLSANTPEEDQRSHVFRAQTQEIKERGGNQSTGIDLFITQERVIFLDTQPILSPSILDHLINNDRKLPPEYNLPHTYVEMQSLQIAAFLFTVCHVVIVVQDWFTDLNVYRFLQTAEMLKPSTPSASHDSTGSSASDDGAEYYPHIVFLHNKARREDFCPRNLKNMHMVVDKLMTHSHLKYKGTLSMLDCNIFPGLGQDYLTTEVNIFLLPVQENDGEDHLNKGGSGTYPLFSLLPGYRGHPTFTTMVSKLRSQVLAMPRYQLSHTILTEKNWFHYAARIWDGVKKSSALSEYSRLLC; encoded by the exons ATGTTAATGAAAgccagggatgatggagggaagcCTGGGACGCCCCCAGAGGCAGCAGCTCAGTCATCTGGTCCTGGACCCTCCAAGATGGAGCGAGAAGGGCAGCGACCTACCCAGCCTGTGTATCAGATCCAGAACAGAGGAATGGGTGCTTCTGCTTCAAGCAGCGCAGTAGACC CCATGGTCGGTCAGTCCAAACTCCTCCCTCCAGAGAAGATGAAGCACAGTATCAAGCTGGTGGATGATCAGATGAATTGGTGTGACAGCGCCATGGAG TATTTGAGGGACCAGACAGACATGTTAGTGGTGGGAGTCATCGGCCTGCAGGGAACAGGGAAATCCACCATCATGTCTCTGTTATCTGCCAACACGCCTGAGGAGGATCAAAG GAGTCACGTGTTCAGAGCTCAGACTCAAGAAATCAAGGAAAGAGGTGGCAATCAGAGCACAGGCATTGATCTCTTCATCACACAGGAGAGAGTCATCTTCTTAGACACGCAG CCTATCCTCAGTCCATCTATTCTGGATCACCTCATCAATAACGACCGGAAGCTGCCTCCAGAGTACAACCTTCCTCACACATATGTCGAGATGCAG TCTCTTCAGATCGCCGCCTTCCTGTTTACAGTTTGCCATGTTGTGATCGTGGTTCAAGACTGGTTCACAGACTTAAACGTTTACAG GTTTCTTCAAACTGCTGAGATGCTGAAGCCTTCCACTCCGTCTGCGAGTCACGACAGCACCGGCTCTTCGGCTAGCGACGATGGAGCAGAGTACTATCCTCACATAG TGTTCCTCCACAACAAGGCCAGGCGGGAAGATTTCTGTCCAAGAAATCTGAAGAACATGCACATGGTGGTGGACAAACTGATGACCCATTCTCATCTCAAATACAAAG GGACTTTGTCCATGCTAGACTGCAACATCTTCCCAGGACTGGGTCAAGACTATTTGACTACAGAGGTCAACATCTTCTTGCTTCCTGTGCAAGAAAATGATGGAGAGGATCATTTGAACAAAGGAG GATCAGGAACGTACCCGCTTTTCTCTCTGCTACCTGGATACAGAGGACACCCCACCTTCACAACAATGGTTTCTAAGCTACGCAGCCAAGTACTGGCCATGCCCCGCTATCAGCTGTCTCATACCATTCTCACAGAGAAAAACTG GTTTCACTATGCAGCTCGTATCTGGgatggtgtaaagaagtcct